A region of Mastacembelus armatus unplaced genomic scaffold, fMasArm1.2, whole genome shotgun sequence DNA encodes the following proteins:
- the LOC113146393 gene encoding alpha-protein kinase 3: MGSRRTTPQSSFGNGRSSSVDDTNNNSSSSGSRPGTCSYLSNVRPEIRSTLCSVIAQLTEETQPFFETTLKSKAVSENSNVKFSCVITGYPIPQVTWYKDDMQLDRYCGLPKYEIFRDGQNHSLQIYNCTVDDAAIYQASACNTKGIVSCSGVLEVGEMNEFNIHQRYFAKLKQKAEHRRREAEGKENQEPLRTLSPERTQRKRRSTMEAFLSTPSSTEDEGSEENHVLVAVETETRLQEAAVGEAEEKLVPVTNGAVSAVTNGQVINENGNMGGTYIQDSAQRIFNGHQAKTPFVKKKIKISKTLGERTPEGKRKKEEPSPSGAAGCTESVQSKAKSEEVMEVESVVNASVVDSDAGKIAKHDKSAREEAMLVARPSKGVHAAPLQKEQLMASPVPPTRTSRTVAGSEGKQAARREKKAARKDTAETLENQRKSPHITLKQSSMGLHALKRAVTETEDFSTRMDVDEKPNSSTGGSLGHPGSGGSAYEGRTASPQRPLEEAEAQLSERETSQKNVAVSGPAPPAEFTQARTKMNRNDAPVNLELPPDQCATDTQPPQKTPRGRAATADDIQTPCLHSGLQVPIDIMTQDTWDHSRGSSENPAILFTDVQKSPLERLGGGEHTRGCNVSPSTLQSHVDTAIKSVEGMEIQVDEKVEVNEVGKLLVQDDSEVPNQKTVEMETESAALHVVEQNKTGKKMERRDAVDKGADVVTADESFKETEKNDLTSKMAEISNSELENVKPDKSETALPLTNNMEDTNSPEQIMDFQEVPEPVSKVLSIAELLRSQIKALDSTPPNSVPTIPIHVDFEQEPATTAAETCQELKDDERKYKEEVEKDRKMETTVNNTSDTNIKETYHQLNESDQHQIQIEAETSSHVQALPKPTAMPHVSVTDTGTTVEVTARKYGEGQRTEASLLAPLIDVPGSSLTDSVKHKPVRSGSPTKVRGLESETTVVEHAKDEPVQGKDTEEIQKLISEIKLNSKTERSNTEINSMTLLDQCKREDHNTNTSSLQSIQKFPTKSVFDTGTQESTLQQDSSVVEELSRTTSITTPTPEASPLLRKRNCVSPIPSATPQELASGARRKIPTAKSKSEEATEATSAADNQTQKKEACIQSSHLSAGPVTPSTSPSLSRRSLQLQPPGERTSPEERRSPLLSRRKTTVETQAPSQQPSEETEGRPAEKGKHNPFKAPQVIRKIRGETFADASGHLKLWCQFFNVLSDSTIKWYKNEEDIAQIKRKSGDETQVNLAIVQASAKDSGVYRCSIENEYGTDSTDLLLSAEILAGMTLREDLGVGEEIEMTPMIFSKGVADSGVWGNKLFGRIMMKESHIGDGCSHKVWRAKVIYGLEPVFESGHMCIIKVCNPIPYGGKEESRLVDRNLDIIEQACKIQNLAREYCKIFSTEARLIENFGSCLEVIPVYLMYRPANPVPYATVEADLTGLYQKYSFLDHTGRMEMRTGSGVEQKCCALQHWIFQWTSGNLLLTQLEGVDTKITNVGISVKSTGHQGLSIEGNPKVFEQFVSQHQCNYFCGLLGLRSLKVMDSLSLPAKSKGSRSPLLQRKMAAGSSSPQTGRKAGSSPRLPRKAEQEGRKTPTKQKTEDAPKVV, translated from the exons ATGGGCTCACGGAGAACAACCCCACAGTCCTCTTTTGGGAATGGAAGGTCCAGCAGTGTGGATGATaccaacaacaacagcagcagcagcggcagccgGCCCGGGACCTGCAGCTACCTGTCTAACGTCAGGCCAGAAATCAG GAGCACGCTCTGCAGTGTGATCGCACAGCTCACTGAGGAAACCCAGCCCTTCTTTGAAACAACCCTGAAGTCAAAAGCTGTGTCTGAGAATAGCAATGTGAAGTTCTCCTGTGTGATTACAG GCTACCCAATCCCTCAGGTCACCTGGTATAAGGATGACATGCAGTTAGACAGATACTGTGGATTGCCCAAATATGAAATATTCCGCGATGGACAAAACCATTCCCTGCAGATTTACAA TTGTACTGTGGACGATGCAGCTATATACCAGGCCTCAGCATGCAACACTAAAGGCATCGTGTCCTGCTCTGGGGTTCTGGAGGTGGGTGAAATGAACGAGTTTAACATCCACCAGCGCTACTTTGCCAAGCTCAAACAAAAGGCTGAGCACAGGCGCAGGGAAGCAGAAGGTAAAGAGAACCAGGAGCCGCTGCGAACCCTCAGTCcagagaggacacagaggaaaCGCCGCTCCACCATGGAGGCCTTTCTCAGTACGCCCAGCTCCACAGAGGATGAGGGCAGCGAGGAGAACCATGTGCTTGTGGCTGTAGAGACTGAGACCAGGCTGCAGGAAGCTGCTGTGGgggaagcagaagaaaaactaGTCCCAGTTACTAATGGAGCAGTGTCTGCTGTAACTAATGGACAAGTCATAAATGAGAATGGAAACATGGGTGGCACATACATACAGGACTCTGCACAGAGGATTTTCAATGGACACCAAGCCAAAACGCCCTTTGTCAAGAAGAAGATTAAAATTTCCAAGACACTGGGAGAGAGGACGCCTgaggggaaaaggaaaaaagaagagcCCTCACCCTCTGGAGCTGCTGGCTGCACAGAGTCAGTGCAGTCTAAGGCCAAGTCAGAAGAGGTCATGGAAGTAGAGAGTGTTGTTAATGCATCGGTTGTAGATTCGGACGCCGGAAAAATtgcaaaacatgacaaatcaGCAAGAGAGGAAGCAATGCTCGTGGCCAGGCCTTCTAAAGGCGTACATGCTGCACCTTTACAGAAAGAGCAGCTCATGGcttctcctgttcctcctaCACGTACAAGTCGAACTGTGGCAGGAAGCGAAGGTAAACAAGCTGCAAGGCGTGAGAAGAAAGCTGCACGCAAAGATACGGCAGAAACTTTGGAAAATCAGAGGAAAAGTCCTCACATCACCCTAAAACAGTCATCTATGGGGCTCCATGCATTAAAGAGGGCTGTTACTGAAACAGAAGACTTTTCAACACGTATGGATGTTGATGAGAAACCAAACTCTTCCACCGGTGGCTCTCTAGGACACCCGGGGTCAGGGGGCTCAGCATACGAAGGCAGGACCGCTTCACCTCAGCGTCCACTTGAGGAGGCTGAAGCTCAGCTGTCTGAGAGGGAAACAAGCCAAAAAAATGTGGCTGTGTCTGGGCCAGCCCCTCCGGCCGAG TTTACACAGGCCCGTACAAAGATGAACAGGAATGATGCACCTGTCAACCTTGAGCTTCCACCCGACCAGTGTGCAACAGACACTCAACCACCACAAAAGACTCCAAGAGGAAGAGCAGCCACAGCAGATGACATCCAGACCCCATGTTTGCACAGTGGTCTTCAAGTGCCCATTGACATAATGACACAGGACACATGGGATCATTCCAGGGGATCAAGTGAAAACCCTGCAATCCTTTTTACAGACGTGCAGAAGTCACCCCTTGAAAGGCTTGGTGGTGGTGAGCACACCCGAGGGTGTAATGTTTCGCCCAGCACCCTGCAGAGCCACGTTGATACAGCTATAAAATCTGTTGAAGGGATGGAAATCCAAGTTGATGAGAAGGTAGAAGTTAATGAAGTAGGGAAGTTATTAGTGCAGGATGACAGCGAGGTGCCAAACCAGAAGACAGTTGAGATGGAGACTGAATCTGCTGCCCTGCATGTGgtggaacaaaataaaacaggaaagaagATGGAAAGAAGAGATGCAGTGGATAAAGGTGCTGACGTTGTCACTGCAGATGAATCTTTtaaagaaactgagaaaaatgaCCTGACTTCAAAAATGGCAGAGATAAGTAATTCAGAATTAGAGAATGTGAAGCCTGATAAATCAGAGACTGCTCTGCCTTTAACAAATAACATGGAAGACACAAACTCACCAGAGCAAATTATGGACTTCCAAGAAGTCCCAGAACCGGTTTCAAAAGTCCTATCTATTGCTGAGCTTTTGAGGTCACAAATAAAGGCCCTGGACTCCACACCACCAAACTCAGTGCCAACCATACCCATCCATGTTGACTTTGAACAGGAACCTGCTACAACAGCTGCAGAGACGTGTCAGGAATTAAAAGATGATGAGAGGAAATATAAAGAGGAAGTGGAGAAGGACAGGAAAATGGAGACAACTGTTAACAATACTTCTGACACAAACATAAAGGAAACTTATCATCAACTAAATGAAAGTGATCAGCACCAAATTCAGATTGAGGCTGAGACTTCATCACATGTTCAGGCTTTACCAAAACCAACTGCGATGCCTCATGTCTCTGTCACAGACACTGGCACCACTGTAGAGGTCACTGCCAGGAAATATGGTGAAGGCCAGAGAACTGAAGCGTCACTTCTGGCTCCGCTGATAGATGTTCCTGGAAGTTCACTCACTGACAGTGTCAAACACAAACCTGTGAGATCTGGGAGTCCTACAAAGGTCAGAGGTCTGGAGTCAGAGACCACTGTTGTGGAGCACGCCAAAGATGAACCTGTTCAAGGCAAAGACACAGAAGAGATCCAAAAGTtaatttcagaaataaaactCAATAGCAAAACTGAAAGGAGCAATACTGAAATTAATTCCATGACACTTTTAGATCAATGCAAAAGAGAAGatcacaacacaaacaccagcTCTTTGCAGAGCATACAGAAGTTTCCCACTAAAAGTGTATTTGATACAGGTACACAAGAGTCTACTCTGCAGCAGGACAGCTCAGTGGTTGAGGAGTTGTCAAGGACTACCTCCATAACTACTCCGACTCCTGAGGCGAGCCCGTTGCTCAGGAAAAGAAATTGTGTCTCTCCTATTCCCTCTGCTACTCCACAAGAGCTGGCCTCCGGGGCCCGCCGCAAAATCCCAACAGCTAAATCTAAATCTGAGGAAGCCACAGAGGCCACATCAGCAGCTGACAACCAAACCCAGAAAAAGGAAGCTTGCATCCAAAGCAGCCACCTCTCCGCAGGTCCTGTGACGCCCTCCACGTCTCCAAGCCTGTCTCGACGGTCACTGCAGCTTCAGCCGCCCGGTGAGCGAACCTCTCCTGAAGAAAGACGTTCTCCGCTACTAAGCAGGAGGAAGACGACAGTAGAGACTCAAGCACCAAGCCAGCAGCCTTCTGAGGAGACTGAGGGCAGACCTGCTGAGAAGGGCAAGCATAACCCATTCAAAG ctcCTCAGGTTATTCGTAAGATCCGGGGAGAAACGTTCGCAGATGCCTCAGGACACCTCAAACTGTGGTGTCAGTTCTTCAATGTTCTCAGCGACTCGACCATCAAATGGTACAAAAATGAGGAGGACATTGCTCAGATTAAAAGAAA GTCAGGGGATGAGACTCAGGTCAATCTTGCCATTGTTCAAGCATCAGCCAAAGACTCTGGTGTTTACAGATGCTCCATCGAAAATGAATATGGGACAGACTCAACAGACCTGCTCCTTAGTGCAGAGA TCTTAGCGGGAATGACTTTACGCGAGGACCTTGGTG TTGGAGAGGAAATTGAAATGACGCCCATGATATTCAGCAAGGGTGTGGCTGATTCTGGCGTCTGGGGAAACAAATTATTTGGACGTATAATGATGAAGGAATCTCATATCGGTGATGGCTGTTCTCATAAAGTCTGGAGGGCAAAGGTCATCTATGGCCTGGAGCCCGTGTTTGAGTCGGGTCACATGTGCATCATTAAAGTTTGCAACCCTATCCCCTATGGAGGCAAAGAAGAAAGCCGCCTCGTAGACAGAAACCTGGACATTATCGAGCAG GCGTGTAAAATTCAGAACTTGGCTCGTGAATACTGCAAAATCTTCTCCACAGAGGCAAGACTGATTGAAAACTTTGGGTCCTGTCTTGA GGTGATTCCAGTCTACTTGATGTACCGACCAGCAAACCCTGTCCCTTATGCCACAGTGGAGGCTGATCTGACCGGACTCTATCAGAAATACTCTTTCCTGGATCACACAGGCAGAATGGAGATGAGGACTGGCTCTGGGGTGGAGCAGAAATGCTGTGCCCTGCAGCACTGGATCTTTCAGTGGACCAGTGGCAATCTGCTTCTCACTCAGCTAGAAG GTGTTGACACTAAGATCACCAATGTTGGGATTTCAGTCAAATCTACAGG GCATCAAGGTCTCTCTATTGAAGGGAATCCCAAAGTTTTTGAGCAGTTTGTCTCCCAGCACCAGTGTAACTACTTCTGTGGTCTGCTTGGTCTGAGGTCACTGAAGGTCATGGACTCTTTGTCACTGCCAGCGAAGTCCAAGGGCTCCAGGAGCCCCTTACTTCAACGCAAGATGGCCGCAGGCTCCTCTAGCCCTCAGACCGGCAGGAAAGCTGGCAGCAGCCCCCGACTGCCCAGGAAGGCTGAGCAGGAAGGCAGAAAGACCCCCACGAAACAAAAAACTGAGGACGCTCCCAAAGTTGTTTAG
- the sec11a gene encoding signal peptidase complex catalytic subunit SEC11A: protein MLSLDFLDDVRRMNKRQLYYQVLNFGMIVSSALMIWKGLMVVTGSESPIVVVLSGSMEPAFHRGDLLFLTNRVEDPIRVGEIVVFRIEGREIPIVHRVLKIHEKENGDIKFLTKGDNNAVDDRGLYKQGQHWLEKKDVVGRARGFVPYIGIVTILMNDYPKFKYAVLFMLGLFVLVHRE from the exons ATGCTTTCTTTAGATTTTCTTGACGATGTCCGTCGCATGAATAAGCGGCAG CTCTACTACCAGGTGCTGAACTTCGGTATGATTGTGTCTTCCGCACTGATGATCTGGAAGGGTCTGATGGTTGTCACCGGCAGCGAAAGTCCTATAGTCGTTGTCCTCAG TGGGAGTATGGAACCAGCTTTCCACAGAGGGGACCTGTTGTTTCTGACCAACCGGGTAGAGGACCCCATCAGAGTCGGAGAGATCGTCGTGTTCAGGATAGAAGGCAGAGAGATCCCAATAGTACACAGAGTACTGAAGATCCACGAAAA GGAAAACGGAGACATTAAATTCTTGACCAAAGGTGACAACAATGCAGTGGATGACCGAGGACTGTACAAGCAGGGCCAACACTGGCTGGAGAAAAAAGATGTGGTGGGACGAGCTAGAGG GTTTGTGCCATATATTGGAATTGTCACAATTCTCATGAACGATTACCCCAAGTTCAAG TACGCTGTCCTCTTCATGCTCGGTCTCTTTGTGTTGGTCCATCGGGAGTGA
- the nmbb gene encoding neuromedin Bb: MRGFTLNNVCQCGVFTYLVLFSFIPFTAAVSFDLTELRNKVAKIKVNPRGNLWATGHFMGKKSVMDTPMLPPAEEQGVGTLEVTLPGEQSALGELFQEFLRVALETQVDTQESRSKNQEADLLMKILESYIQRRK; the protein is encoded by the exons ATGAGAGGGTTTACGCTGAATAATGTTTGCCAGTGTGGCGTTTTTACTTATCTCGTCCTATTTTCGTTCATACCTTTTACCGCTGCAGTCAGTTTCGACCTGACCGAGCTTAGGAATAAAGTTGCAAAAATTAAAGTGAATCCAAGAGGGAATCTGTGGGCTACAG GACATTTCATGGGTAAGAAGAGTGTGATGGACACCCCGATGCTGCCTCCAGCTGAGGAGCAGGGCGTTGGTACGCTGGAAGTCACCCTTCCTGGGGAGCAGAGCGCTCTCGGGGAGCTTTTCCAAGAGTTTCTCCGGGTGGCGTTGGAGACGCAGGTGGATACACAAGAGAGCCGCTCGAAAAACCAG GAGGCGGACCTGTTGATGAAGATTTTAGAAAGCTACATCCAAAGGAGAAAGTGA
- the LOC113146402 gene encoding tetraspanin-3 → MGQCGITSSKTVLVFLNLIFWAAAGILCYIGAYVFITYDDYDHFFEDVYTLIPAVIIIAVGTLLFIIGLIGCCATIRESSCGLATFAAILLLVFVTECVVVVLGYIYRAKVEDEVNHSIQKVYNEYNGTNTDAPSRAIDYVQRQLHCCGIHNYSDWRNTRWFKESKNNSVPVSCCQPSISNCTGTLTRPSDLYQEGCEALVVKKLKEIMMYVIWAALTFASIQMLGMLCACVVLCRRSHDPAYELLVTTNSYA, encoded by the exons ATGGGCCAGTGTGGAATTACGTCCTCCAAGACCGTCTTGGTTTTTCTCAACTTGATATTCTGG GCTGCAGCTGGCATCTTGTGCTACATCGGAGCCTATGTGTTTATCACTTACGACGACTATGACCACTTCTTTGAAGATGTGTACACCCTGATCCCGGCTGTCATAATAATCGCTGTCGGGACCCTCCTGTTCATCATCGGCCTGATTGGCTGCTGTGCAACAATACGTGAAAGCTCCTGTGGTCTGGCAACA tTCGCTGCCATTCTCCTGCTGGTGTTTGTAACAgagtgtgtggtggtggtgctgggcTACATCTACAGGGCAAAG GTAGAAGATGAGGTGAATCACTCCATCCAGAAGGTTTACAACGAGTACAACGGCACCAACACCGATGCTCCCAGTCGTGCTATCGACTATGTGCAGAGGCAG CTTCACTGCTGCGGCATTCACAACTACTCTGACTGGAGGAACACGCGCTGGTTTAAAGAATCCAAGAACAACAGCGTCCCTGTGAGCTGCTGTCAGCCCAGCATTAGCAACTGTACAGGCACTCTGACTCGACCATCAGATCTCTACCAAGAG ggTTGTGAAGCTCTTGTTGTGAAGAAGTTAAAGGAGATCATGATGTATGTCATATGGGCTGCATTAACCTTTGCATCAATACAG ATGCTGGGCATGCTCTGTGCCTGCGTGGTGCTGTGCAGGAGGAGTCATGACCCTGCGTACGAACTGCTGGTCACGACCAACAGCTACGCGTGA